From Vallitalea longa, one genomic window encodes:
- a CDS encoding J domain-containing protein codes for MFSNVNTLEELKKEYRRLARKFHPDNGGSLEKMKELNNEFDRLSKTFSNQENVEFNSETFRNIINSLSQYDITIEIIGTWIWVSGNTYKIKDKLKELKFKWSRNKKSWYWYEGEYKKHTKKQFTMSDIKSMHGCKVVKQGTTTNTNFIGARA; via the coding sequence ATGTTTAGTAACGTTAACACACTTGAAGAATTAAAGAAAGAGTATAGGAGACTTGCAAGAAAGTTTCACCCTGATAATGGTGGCTCTCTTGAAAAGATGAAAGAACTTAATAATGAATTTGATAGGCTTTCAAAAACTTTCAGCAATCAAGAAAATGTTGAATTTAACTCTGAAACATTCAGAAATATTATTAATAGCCTATCTCAATATGATATCACAATAGAGATTATTGGTACTTGGATATGGGTAAGTGGTAATACATATAAGATTAAAGATAAACTCAAAGAGTTAAAGTTTAAATGGTCCAGGAATAAGAAGTCCTGGTACTGGTACGAAGGTGAATATAAAAAACATACTAAAAAACAGTTTACTATGTCGGATATAAAAAGTATGCATGGCTGTAAAGTAGTTAAGCAAGGCACAACAACAAATACTAATTTTATAGGGGCTAGAGCTTAG
- a CDS encoding PBSX family phage terminase large subunit gives MNKITKEQLNQMSVEKLQKLFSSLERVVKLDEMANPIYEPFQRFKGRFNVLIGGSGSGKSYAAADKVIDRIVTEDDHRILCVRAQANQVTKSQFPLLRKRLKLRYNVDDFDIKKAAGQEEITFKENGNQILFAGLDDVEKLKSIFDITSIWIEEADQVLEKDVNELNRRLRGYKGTNKNGSKKYMQIMFTFNPVSVLSWLKKRFFDKKVKGQVMLHGKIPFMDCIHWTKCTKKLKTKVLITHSTYLDNKFIDEDYHEEMQELKEYDENEYNIYALGQWGITGGVYFSKKNVNDRILANIQPIKTGYFEFDYVNHEVVEDSIKWVDDEEGYIKIYENPMPGYPYVGGGDTAGDGSDWNTCCMTNNVTGADAAVLKINYDEDIYARQVFCLGLYFNEALLGPETNFSTHPLKELQRLGYPRLYYREEAPDSTTHKYQKKYGYLTTKLTRPQALGMLRTIVREEPKKIKDLDLLMEMTTFVKNDKGKPEAMSGQHDDLIMARAINCYIAHQQRDYPIIVRPKPKKLPEAFNADEPAEEGFFYSQEVSEDFLRW, from the coding sequence ATGAATAAAATAACAAAAGAACAATTAAATCAGATGTCTGTAGAAAAGTTACAGAAGCTATTTTCATCACTTGAAAGAGTTGTAAAGTTGGATGAAATGGCTAATCCTATATATGAACCATTCCAAAGATTTAAAGGTAGATTTAACGTATTAATTGGTGGCTCTGGTAGTGGTAAAAGTTACGCAGCTGCTGACAAGGTAATTGATAGAATAGTTACTGAAGATGATCATAGAATTTTATGTGTAAGAGCCCAGGCTAACCAGGTAACTAAATCTCAATTTCCCTTACTTAGGAAAAGACTTAAGCTTAGGTACAACGTAGATGATTTTGATATTAAAAAAGCGGCTGGTCAAGAAGAGATTACATTCAAAGAAAACGGTAATCAAATATTGTTTGCCGGCTTAGATGATGTAGAAAAATTAAAGTCAATATTTGATATTACATCAATCTGGATAGAAGAAGCAGACCAGGTATTAGAAAAAGACGTAAACGAGCTTAATAGACGTTTGAGAGGATATAAAGGGACTAATAAAAACGGTTCTAAAAAATATATGCAGATCATGTTTACTTTTAATCCTGTTTCAGTATTAAGTTGGCTCAAAAAAAGATTCTTTGATAAGAAGGTCAAAGGACAAGTAATGCTTCATGGTAAGATACCATTTATGGATTGTATTCATTGGACTAAATGTACTAAAAAGCTTAAAACTAAAGTATTAATCACGCATTCAACGTATTTAGATAATAAATTCATTGATGAAGATTATCACGAAGAAATGCAAGAATTAAAAGAGTATGACGAGAACGAATATAACATTTACGCACTTGGACAATGGGGAATAACAGGTGGTGTTTATTTCTCTAAGAAAAATGTTAATGATAGAATACTGGCCAATATACAACCTATCAAGACAGGCTACTTTGAGTTTGATTATGTAAACCATGAAGTCGTTGAGGATTCCATTAAGTGGGTTGATGATGAAGAGGGATATATTAAGATATACGAAAATCCAATGCCAGGTTATCCATACGTTGGTGGTGGCGATACTGCTGGTGATGGTTCAGACTGGAATACTTGTTGTATGACTAATAATGTTACAGGTGCAGATGCAGCTGTATTAAAAATCAACTATGACGAGGATATATACGCAAGACAAGTGTTTTGTTTGGGATTATATTTTAACGAAGCTTTATTAGGACCAGAAACAAATTTTAGTACTCATCCTTTAAAAGAACTACAAAGATTAGGTTATCCAAGACTTTACTATAGAGAAGAAGCTCCAGACAGTACAACTCATAAGTATCAAAAGAAATACGGTTATCTTACAACTAAGTTGACTAGACCACAGGCATTAGGAATGTTAAGAACTATAGTCAGAGAAGAACCGAAGAAAATAAAAGATCTTGATTTGCTTATGGAAATGACTACTTTTGTTAAAAATGATAAAGGTAAACCAGAGGCTATGTCGGGACAACATGATGATTTAATAATGGCCAGAGCAATTAACTGCTACATAGCACACCAACAAAGGGATTATCCAATAATAGTAAGACCAAAACCAAAGAAACTACCAGAAGCTTTTAACGCTGATGAACCAGCGGAAGAAGGCTTTTTTTATAGCCAGGAAGTATCAGAAGATTTTTTAAGGTGGTGA
- a CDS encoding terminase small subunit, protein MRPRKFKSAIELDKKIEEYFNQLTRNVLARDKQGNIVTDADDNPVYEEIEKEAPTILSLCVYLTTQRETFNQYAKGTYDDKENNFSEIIALAKQRIESYAEQCLFDKTRKNPAGIIFNLKNNFDWKDKKEIETTTNNNVVMLTSKEDLISGIMKLTNKLNDSNVIDVEAKEVEEIKEYEDYEDLL, encoded by the coding sequence ATGAGACCAAGAAAATTTAAATCAGCTATAGAACTAGATAAGAAAATAGAAGAATATTTTAATCAACTTACAAGAAATGTATTAGCTAGAGATAAACAAGGCAATATTGTTACAGATGCAGACGATAACCCAGTGTATGAAGAAATAGAAAAAGAAGCACCGACAATATTAAGTTTATGCGTATATCTTACTACCCAAAGAGAAACATTTAATCAATATGCAAAAGGTACTTATGACGATAAAGAAAATAACTTTAGTGAGATAATAGCATTGGCCAAACAAAGAATAGAGAGTTATGCAGAACAATGTCTATTTGATAAAACCAGAAAGAACCCAGCAGGTATAATATTTAATCTTAAAAACAATTTTGACTGGAAAGATAAGAAAGAGATAGAGACAACAACAAATAATAACGTTGTAATGCTGACAAGTAAAGAGGATCTTATATCAGGAATAATGAAGTTGACTAATAAGCTTAATGATTCAAATGTGATTGATGTTGAAGCTAAAGAAGTTGAAGAAATAAAGGAATATGAAGATTATGAGGATTTATTATAA